In Capsicum annuum cultivar UCD-10X-F1 unplaced genomic scaffold, UCD10Xv1.1 ctg81288, whole genome shotgun sequence, the genomic stretch GGCATGTTATATATTCCTGAAAGAATATAGGAATATAAACTTAGGAAGAAACTACTTGATAGCAGCATTTTCTTGTAACAAGAGAGTTGAACATTTCACCTCATCCGATGACTCCAAGAAAGAGtaaacaaaatgaacaaacaaacaAGTTGCCACAAACCGCGCTTTTAATGAGGACGAAAGAAGGGGATCTGGTACTGATTATTGGGGCAATAAAAGTTCCTTGAGGTGTAACATATGATGGAAATGCCAGAGGAGAATAATGTATTCCAACATTTTAGCCATAGACATCAACTTCTGTGCATCAATAAACTTCCTCCCAAAGGAAATGCAATTTGTTCAGGATGTTATATTGCCTGGTAAATTCCACTACAAATGCGAAAGATGCTTATTTTTCCTTCATCAAGGATGCTTCAACATGCCTAAGAATTTGCAGCATCTAGTGGGTCCAATCCACCATCTTACTCTACTAGCCACACCTTCTTCATCGATTGATCATTACTCGGGCACCAAATGCAAATGCAACGCGTGTGGAAAAGATATCACCGGCTTTTGTTACGCTTGTGCAAAATGTTCCACTTATTATCACACACTATGCTCATTAGCATTACCTCTTTCAATGGAACTGCCATCCCATTGCCAAAAACTGGACTTAGAATTCTGTCCACCCTATGATTTTAAATGCGACTTATGCAAAAAGCCTAGTTATAAAGGGTGGCTTTACCATTGCAGCTCTTGCGAATTTGATGCTCATATTTCATGTGCTATTACACATCAAGGAGCTGATATTGAAAATCAATGAGAAAGAAAAACTAAATGGTTGTCATTAAGGATATTAGTATCTTTTAGTGTTGTAATCTTAAGTATGTCACTTACAATATTGAAATTAAATGGTTgttagattaaaaagaaaaattcttttcGAGATAACTtgaaaaaaacaagaagaaaaacataaaaaactgaAACGGTGGAAAAGTACCTTATAGGAATTGAAAAAGGTTAACAATGCTTTAGCTAGAATATGCTCTTAAAAAAAGATCTACTTGTATACTATACTCGTATACAGGTAGTGCATACAATACTAAGTCGTCCATTATGTATCATTCATGTATAATATGTGTATGCTTACAGGTTAGAAAAAAGTAAACTGTGGATCTATCCGACTACTTTTGTAAAGATCGTTGTAAATATTACTCTACGTTGTACTTTGAGCTTGGAAAAACTATACTTATATTTAACATGTGTTTACATAGGCATTCTggtttactttttaaatttaagttttgtgcattgtcagtgtataaaatattttacactatCAAGTAAACTTGACTTGCTATTGCAGGTTAGCTaatctttttttcactttttatataaataattgaatGATCTGAAATAGCAGATCAAAGTACTTGATAGTGTAGCATATTTCGTGGAGCGAAGATGATAGAACTTAaactctttatcttttttttttaatttcgaaGTTTCATATTGGCTTCTCGTGTTCTCTATTCATTAGAACAAAGAGTGGCCCCATAGCAAATTAGTGCTACatgtaatttatatatactaGATATAGATAGGGGTGTTCATAgtttggttaaaaatcaaatcgaaccgcGAATCAaactaaattgattaaaaaaactgatatttgatggaatttgatttggttttaaatttttaaaactgatacttatgtggtttggtttggattttactctaaaataatcgataaaataatcaaaccgaaccggtaaaaacttatatatatatatacatatacatatatatatgtatacacacacatacatatgcatatataaattatttatatattcttcataaataaaatataaatactttttatattttaaattttaatcatgaatttaactttaggCACTTTTAATCATATGTCTCCATCTAGTTGATGATACGTTATGAGATTATATATGATtttcgcactttgaatgacaaatgatactaattgtgaaaattatcttatTGTTTATAGGATTTTATAGGTGAGTTTTATTAGACTATAGTTAATCACTAATTTTGAACTTTCTCTTTGGTCCCTATTGAGCAAAAAAtttatgtgtttaccttttggggagtttatcatatcattctcttatatgtaGTTTTTAAATACTTTTGTTGGAGCGTTTGTATGGTGTTGTTCATGGCTTTGACTAAGTATAACACTAAATTGATATCttagttttaaggttgaggaACAACACTCGATTGATATCTCATATGTTGGATTagatttttgtaagaaaaatttcaacttttatcattaactaaagttataaatcGAAAATCAAACCGAAACGAACTAAACCGATAAGAACCAAACCGAcgattatttttttgtgttggtttggtttggttttagaaatttaaaaatcgactaagttggtttggttatggttttgaccaataacctatccaaaccgacccatgaacacccctagatATAGAGGGTTCCGTGTTAGCACAGActcaatatatgttttttttttaattgtgaaAAGAGTTGAAGCGGGCCCATATAAGACACCgagttaatttataattttatgtctatcttatcctttttattaaatattagtagtaatttttcaatatttagatgatttataataattaattatggatgatatcgtaaaatcacgattgaagcaattatgtcataaatatctattttattttattttttatataaaatattacaaattttctaatacgtaaatgatttataataaaaaattcaaagtgatgtagtaaaattACGCTAACCAGACAGATCAATCACTGTATATAGGAGAATAACTTAAAAGAATTTGAACTTACTGTTGTACTATTAGATTTAATTCCAGTGgtgaattaatttatcaatgtCAAGAAACAGAAGAAATATATATACAGAACCAAAATGAAAGTAAAATCAATGGACAATGGTCATGCTCATTAACAAAAGCCTCTCCAATGTACCttttaattcttcttctttaGAAGTGAAATGGGAAAAACACTATATATATCTCAAAGGAATGTAATATACAAAAAGTAGTAGGGAACTCAGTTGTTCGACTGAAACCGAATCGGGTAAAGAGTTGTGTTAGTCCATCAATATTTGACTATCAAAACAAAGattttctaaatacttgaatgaCCTTACAcaaaattaactatataaatcCCAGAAGAAAAGAGGCAACGCTATTTCCTTTTCTGTGTTTCTTTTGTGTTTTCCCTTAAATAACCAGTAAATCACAAACCTTCAAAAAAGGAACATAGTGGTAACGTGTAGTTTTCCAACACACAATAAGATGTGACATAAAGCTAGCTAGTGCATGTTCATTGTTCATTGTCCCTAAGctttttatcttattttgcaTAGAATAACTTACTAATTCATCGACTCACCAAAAAAGTGAAACAAAAAAGCTATATATTGGTATCCAATTGAAACCTcacattataatattttttgagaaattgttAATAATGGAGGAGAGAGGAGATATGAAACTTCTAGGCACAAAAGAAAGTCTATTTACTCAAAGAATAGTGTGGGCACGTACTTAAGCTAAAAGGTATTGACTATGCATTTATAGAGCAGGAT encodes the following:
- the LOC124895317 gene encoding uncharacterized protein LOC124895317, encoding MYSNILAIDINFCASINFLPKEMQFVQDVILPGKFHYKCERCLFFLHQGCFNMPKNLQHLVGPIHHLTLLATPSSSIDHYSGTKCKCNACGKDITGFCYACAKCSTYYHTLCSLALPLSMELPSHCQKLDLEFCPPYDFKCDLCKKPSYKGWLYHCSSCEFDAHISCAITHQGADIENQ